The window aagcaacagggatgactgcaagcttgagaatactgtcaagcaaagctgattcaaacacttgggagtgcttcacaaggagtggactgaagctggagtcagtgcatcaagagtcaccacgctcagacgtcttcaggaaaagggctaccaagccacttttGAACCAGAGAcgacgtcagaagcatcttaactgggctgtggagaaaaagaactggactgttgctcagtggtccaaagtcctcttttcagatgaaagtaaattttgcatttcatttggaaatcaaggtcccagagtctggaggaagagtggagaggcacagaatccatgttgcttgaagtccagtgtgaagtttccacagtcagtgatgatttgggctgccatgtcatctgctggtgttggtccactgtgttttctgatgtccacagtcaacgcagccatctaccaggaaattttagagcacttcatgcttccttctgttgacaagctttatggagatgctgaattcattttccagcaggacttggcacctgcccacactgccagaggtaccaaaagctggttcaatgaccatagtgttactgtgcttgattggccagcaaactcgcctgacctgaaccccatagagaatctatggagtattgtcaagaggaagatgagagacatcagacccaacaatgcagatgacctgaaggccactatcaaagcaacctgggcttccataccacctcagcagtgccacaaactgatcgactccatgccacgccgaattgaggcagtaattaaagcaaaaggagcccctaccaagtattgagtacatatacagtaaatgaacatactttccagaaggctaacaattcactaaaaatgttttttttattggtcttatgaagtattctaatttgttgggatagtgaattggtgggtttttgttaaatgtgagcctaaatcatcacaattaaaagaaccaaagacttaaactacttcagtctgtgtgcattgaatttatttaatacacgagtttcacaatttgagttgaagtactgaaatgaattaacttttccacgacatactaatttattgagatgcaccagtatatagatattttttttcttaagagaAGGCACAATGAAAAgcacatacacatgcacacacacacacacacgtttgtttttgtgaaaagtgggggcatcccataggcgtaatggtttttatactgtacaaactgtatgtgctattacCCTACAcaaaccctacacctaaacctaccccttacaggaaactttgtgctatttcagattttcaatacaatccattctgtgtgatttataagcgttttgaaaagtggggacatggggtaatgtcctgaaaagtcacctatgtcatacccttgtcattatacaaatgtatgtcctcatttgtcacaaaaacgcatgcacacacacacacacacacacacacaagcaatcTATTAATCTGCCATGATCCTAGCCTACCAGATGACTGCAGTTGCATTTTGTACAATTGTCTCAGTTGTTAAAAACTGTAGAAACTAagctaaatattttacaaaccaAATGACGGTTGTATTTTCTTCTGACTGCTTAACAGTGTTCTAATGGCATATATAAAAGGAGTTTGTCTGTTAATGGAATAAACATGTTAACccttttatttcatatttgtagTGTTGTTAAACATATTGTACATGGTAATCACATGGTACTACATTTCCTCCGATCAATCAGTACTGTGGGAAATCACCCTCCGCTCTGCACTATTGCTCTCTTTTTGCTTTTAGTGTGATAACAGCAAAGCACTCAAAGCATTTTTTGACACCATATTCAATGGCCCCAAACCTGTCATGATCTTTGGAGGGGTGTGTTCATCAGTGACGTCTATCCTAGCCCAGTCTCTGGAAGGTTGGAACCTTGTGCAGGTACTCATTCAATCAGATGATTATTGCCACTTCCATATTTGTATTGGTAAACAGAAGGAATATCTTGAGAGACTtggtgttttatttgtttttgtcaaatatttttgtgtttctcaGCTGTCATTTGCAGTAACAGCACCTTCCCTGGCCAACAAAAGAAGATTTCCAAACTTCTTCCGTACTGTGCCGTCAGACAGTGCAGTTAATTTGGCGCTGGTGAGGTTTCTCAGGCAGTATGGATGGAGTAGAGTTGGTACACTGACTCAGCGTGAGCAGAGGTTCACAGAGGTAATCCTAATTTGGGACATATGAATAAGTATATGGGGCTTGATATAATGTGAATTGAAAACTCACCTTCTCTCGAAAAGGTACAGAGAGATTTAAGCAGGCATCTGGAGGTGGCTAACATCCAGCTTGCAGAGGCCGAGAGCTTCTTTGAAGCCCCCTGTGATTGTGTGAAAAAACTGAAGGCACGTATACCAAGGGTCTGGTTTCCTCACAGACATATAAATCAATAAAGAACTTTTCAAAACGTATTTATTCTAGAGTGCATCACTACAGAGTGgcgtgaaagaaagaaattaaatgaaagaggttgtttttttataatacaCATCCACAGATCTCAgtgcataatgtttatttatctgTAGACATTTATCGTCCTTgacacaagtttttttttttttttaacttacagGACAATGATGTGAGAATAGTGATTGCTCATTTTGATGGGAGCTTAGCTGCTGAAGTCTTCTGCTGTGTAAGTATTATATTCATTGTAGTTGCGggcagtcatggcctaatggatagagagttggactaatggatagagagttggAGTCTCAGGGATTgttggtggggggagtgaataaccagcactctctccaccctcaataccacggcTGACCCACTGCATGTGTGCACTttggttaaatgcagagcacaaattccaagtatgggtcaccatacttggccacacctCACATCCTTTCCCCTTATACAACATAAACATGCTTTTATGTCACAGGTGTATAATCTCAGAATGTATGGCCAAAAGTACCAGTGGATTCTACCAGGCTGGACCCAAGCCAGCTTGTGGACTAACACCGGCTCCACAAACTGCACAGCTGAAAACATACTGACTGCCATAGAGGGATCCATCAGTGCAGATATTGAGACTCTTAGCACCAGAAACATCAGAGGGATCTCTGGTTGGGTATGTTTGCTTTTGACTGCATCATCATCTTTTATTGTCATGAGCAAAGTGAGCATTGTTTTATAGGGATTTGTTTTCATATCCATACTGATTCCACTCAGACACCTCAGGAGTATGAGAAGGAGTATGACAAAAGACGACAGCTGAAGCATCTGGATGCAAACAAGTTTCATGGCTTTGCTTATGATGGTACTTGGGTAACTGCTAAAGTTTTAACAAGAGTCATGGAGACTGTGAGGTACAGAGAGAGATACAGCATCCATCGCAACTTTACTGTCACTGAGCAGGAAGTGGGACAAATGATTCTGGAGGCCATGGACAAGATCAACTTCTTTGGTGTGACAGTCAGTAcaaaatttcataattctgcTTGAGAAATAGTGGACATTAATTATGAGtaattatgaaaacaaacacaatatgtataaaatgttatctgtttatctatcttttagacatttctgtcatactttattttaagctcCAATTATCGcaattaacaaaccattaactacgacgtttgcatcaataaactcctaatttgctgcttattaatagttaggaaggtagttgttaagtttaggtattgggtagcaTTAGGGATATataatatggtcatgcagaatgtgtgctttataagtactaataaacagccaatatgttattaataggcatgctattaagcaactagttaatagtgagaattggtccctgtaCTAAAGTGTTACGACATAACTTATAAGCAGTACGAACATTAATTAGTAAATACTTTACACAGATATTTACTtacacatttctttctttctctatttctttttctttttcctagttctttgtactttttttaaattttacatttgaatttaatattgctaaaaatTGTTATGCAGGGTCACATTATGTTCCAAAAAGGTGAAAGAATGGCCAATGTGAAGTTTGCTCAGTATCAAGGTACAGTACAATTTTTTGAGGCTTCCTAGCTTTCTTTACaatgtctttttattattattgacaaCAGTTTTTTTCCTTCAAAGATGGAAGGGCTGTTGATACTGAAAAATATAGTGCCGTTACAGATGAACTAGAGTTCATCAgtccaatcagatttcaaaGTAAGTCTCTTAAAGAAAATATATCTGATATGTGTTTGTGCAGGCCTGGTGAGAAATAAGTGCCAGTGTAGTGAAATTCTGGTGAAACACTCAGTAtctgttataaaaaaaaaatgcatttgcctTCTGCAGGGGATAAACCCACAAAGGACCGAACCCATGTGTACCCTCACAGGAAACGCATCAGTATATTTCTCTACGGTATTGTGGCGTTTCTAACTTTCTTAGGAATTTTTACAGCTTGCAGTTTCCTGGTCTTCAGTGTGAAACACCGCGATCATTGGTaagttgtgtgtttgttatCTAGTTTCTTTAAACTATGTTTATACATCTGTGATATTCTATTCTTTTGTCATTAACAGGGCCATTAGCATGTCAAGACCTTTTATGAACTCTTTGATTATTCTTGGTGCCGTGTTGTCTTATTCCTCCATTTTCTTCATGGGATTAGATGGGTCTTATGTTTCCGATAGAGTATTTGAAGTTTCTTGCTCTGTAAGTACTTATGCAGTCAGAATTTTGTTATTTGGACGGCACTTTTATCCAGACATAAAGCCTTAGAACCAGATGATATTAATGTTGAGatctgtatatgtatatgtattatatgtatatgaTCTGTGGCATTATTCATAGGTACAAATCTCATGTCTATCTATTGGATGTACAGCAGCTTTTGGGGCCATGTttgcaaaaacatggacaattcattcattcttcaAAAACCACAGCACTGaaaaaaaggtaagaaagattCAGTATTTGTGCTTACTATAAAAAAGCTATTTATTATGTGAAAATTATTTGTTTCTATTATTAAGTGTT is drawn from Onychostoma macrolepis isolate SWU-2019 chromosome 16, ASM1243209v1, whole genome shotgun sequence and contains these coding sequences:
- the LOC131521181 gene encoding gamma-aminobutyric acid type B receptor subunit 2; the protein is MEYLWNLLNVLTFWKLTQMPSCYCLVRHKLPVLWIMPLSGDPGRGNITAQVLPAVELALHHLSEQPSPLGDYELQFHLTDSECDNSKALKAFFDTIFNGPKPVMIFGGVCSSVTSILAQSLEGWNLVQLSFAVTAPSLANKRRFPNFFRTVPSDSAVNLALVRFLRQYGWSRVGTLTQREQRFTEVQRDLSRHLEVANIQLAEAESFFEAPCDCVKKLKDNDVRIVIAHFDGSLAAEVFCCVYNLRMYGQKYQWILPGWTQASLWTNTGSTNCTAENILTAIEGSISADIETLSTRNIRGISGWTPQEYEKEYDKRRQLKHLDANKFHGFAYDGTWVTAKVLTRVMETVRYRERYSIHRNFTVTEQEVGQMILEAMDKINFFGVTGHIMFQKGERMANVKFAQYQDGRAVDTEKYSAVTDELEFISPIRFQRDKPTKDRTHVYPHRKRISIFLYGIVAFLTFLGIFTACSFLVFSVKHRDHWAISMSRPFMNSLIILGAVLSYSSIFFMGLDGSYVSDRVFEVSCSVQISCLSIGCTAAFGAMFAKTWTIHSFFKNHSTEKKATKDYGPVLLIIFLLLIDLSSLICMQILDPLRRTVKKYHIEADPHGQDFFIQPFTERCENAYMGFWMAAFYVYKGILLLSTCFLAWTTCHMNIPAINDSRSIRYSVFVSVPVILIGTCASMLWQDQPNVQFCIVTLVIITSCCSTLCMVFIPKIIIIRMGPDPAFLSRRFHLTQWCSELDKETGQDNDKRRIMEQNNPGASGHVTDMTQNILSSLDILLSENLHVKWHIKELDSELEDLTRQLNELSPHVMENVVIRCFVHKAVKEKCLTLPESSNCNRNLLEDINSPELIQRRLSLQLPILHHAYMPSIGGVDCSPLNSPFESPQHSPMPRTYGVLVTGL